From a single Microbacterium murale genomic region:
- a CDS encoding aminotransferase class I/II-fold pyridoxal phosphate-dependent enzyme has product MNDQITGTTAADIATSVRELRDRGILRPGATLPPVRELAARLGVNRNTTVAAYRQLAHAGLVVSRGRAGTMLVEHDAVAQEGYAADTVLRDVGTGNPDPRLIPDPSPVLSTVTGRPVLYGEPVIDTGLEAWAREWISPDLQAADFRITVTSGAVDAVERLLAQALMRDDAVALEDPCFLASIHTVRLGGYRAVPVPVDDEGMTVEGLRAALDAGVRAIICTPRAQNPTGVSLSPARAVALRALLTAHPYVLIIEDDHFSMLSSRGYESLIGPDHKRFALLRSVSKFLGPDMCLAVAATDPETAERLAMRLSPGTTWVSHLLQRLTLGLLDDGGVRAAIRAAGAHYAERNEAFAEQLRAHGIETRYVDGMNLWVELPIPARTVSERLMRRGWLVRTGDGFSLTDTDSPSRHLRLTVHDLTQAEAEQLVADIAGAVR; this is encoded by the coding sequence ATGAACGACCAGATCACAGGGACCACGGCGGCCGACATCGCCACGAGCGTGCGCGAGTTGCGTGACCGCGGCATCCTGCGCCCCGGCGCGACGCTCCCCCCGGTTCGTGAGCTCGCGGCCCGCCTCGGCGTGAACCGCAACACCACTGTCGCCGCCTATCGGCAGCTCGCCCACGCCGGCCTCGTCGTCAGCCGTGGGCGTGCAGGCACCATGCTCGTAGAGCACGATGCGGTCGCGCAGGAGGGCTACGCCGCCGACACCGTGCTGCGCGACGTCGGCACCGGCAACCCGGACCCGCGTCTCATCCCCGATCCTTCGCCGGTGCTGTCGACCGTCACCGGTCGTCCGGTGCTCTACGGCGAGCCCGTGATCGACACTGGCCTCGAAGCCTGGGCGCGGGAGTGGATCTCCCCCGATCTGCAGGCGGCCGACTTCCGCATCACCGTCACCAGCGGAGCGGTGGATGCTGTCGAGCGCCTGCTCGCACAGGCGCTGATGCGCGACGACGCCGTGGCACTCGAGGATCCGTGCTTCCTCGCCAGCATCCACACCGTCCGCCTCGGAGGCTACCGGGCAGTGCCGGTGCCGGTCGACGACGAAGGCATGACTGTCGAGGGCCTGCGTGCGGCTCTGGATGCCGGTGTGAGAGCGATCATCTGCACGCCGCGCGCGCAGAATCCGACCGGGGTCAGCCTCTCGCCCGCACGTGCTGTCGCGCTGCGCGCGTTGCTGACTGCGCATCCGTACGTCCTGATCATCGAGGACGATCACTTCTCGATGCTGTCTTCGCGCGGGTACGAGAGCCTGATCGGCCCCGATCACAAGCGCTTCGCGCTACTGCGGTCGGTATCGAAGTTCCTCGGCCCCGACATGTGCCTCGCCGTCGCTGCGACCGACCCGGAGACGGCCGAGCGGCTCGCTATGAGACTGAGCCCCGGCACTACCTGGGTCAGCCACCTGTTGCAGCGTCTCACGTTGGGACTGCTCGATGACGGCGGTGTGCGCGCGGCGATCCGCGCCGCCGGCGCCCACTACGCCGAGCGCAACGAGGCGTTCGCGGAACAGCTGCGCGCGCACGGAATCGAGACGCGCTATGTGGACGGCATGAACCTCTGGGTCGAGCTTCCGATTCCGGCGCGGACGGTGTCGGAGCGGCTGATGCGCCGCGGTTGGCTGGTGCGCACCGGCGACGGCTTCTCGCTCACAGACACTGACTCGCCGTCGCGACATCTGCGGCTCACCGTGCACGATCTGACGCAGGCCGAGGCGGAGCAGCTCGTGGCAGACATCGCCGGCGCGGTGCGCTGA
- the pdxY gene encoding pyridoxal kinase PdxY gives MKILSIQSAVAYGHVGNSAAVFPLQRIGVDVLPVNTVNFSNHTGYGAWRGPLIDPSDVADVITGIEERGAFPQIDAILSGYQGGEGIGDVIIDAVARVKAANPKALYACDPVMGNAKSGCFVAPAIPELLRERVVPVADIITPNQFELGFLTGTEPDTLESTLASVDAARAMGPSTVLVTSVERPDREEGTIEMLAADDAGAWIVQTPYLPMKANGSGDVTAALFTAHYVETGSAQIALERTASSVFDLLQLTLDAGARELLLIEAQESYAHPKLQFAARQVR, from the coding sequence ATGAAGATCCTCTCGATCCAGTCCGCCGTCGCTTACGGCCACGTCGGCAACTCGGCCGCAGTGTTCCCCCTGCAGCGCATCGGCGTCGACGTGCTTCCGGTGAACACGGTCAACTTCTCGAATCACACCGGCTACGGCGCCTGGCGCGGACCTCTGATCGACCCGAGCGATGTGGCCGACGTGATCACAGGAATCGAGGAGCGGGGCGCCTTCCCCCAGATCGACGCGATCCTGTCCGGATATCAGGGCGGCGAGGGCATCGGCGATGTCATCATCGATGCGGTCGCCCGCGTCAAGGCTGCCAATCCGAAGGCGCTGTATGCGTGCGATCCGGTGATGGGCAATGCGAAATCCGGATGCTTCGTCGCACCGGCGATCCCCGAACTGCTGCGTGAGCGTGTGGTTCCGGTCGCCGACATCATCACGCCGAACCAGTTCGAGCTCGGTTTCCTCACCGGTACCGAGCCCGACACGCTGGAATCGACGCTCGCGTCGGTCGACGCCGCCCGCGCGATGGGGCCATCGACTGTGCTCGTCACGAGCGTCGAGCGTCCGGACCGCGAGGAGGGCACGATCGAGATGCTCGCGGCCGATGACGCCGGAGCGTGGATCGTGCAGACCCCGTACTTGCCGATGAAGGCCAACGGCTCGGGCGATGTCACCGCGGCGCTGTTCACCGCGCACTACGTCGAAACCGGCAGCGCTCAGATAGCGCTCGAGCGCACGGCTTCGAGCGTGTTCGACCTGCTGCAGTTGACTCTCGACGCCGGTGCGCGCGAGCTGCTGCTCATCGAGGCGCAGGAATCGTACGCGCACCCGAAGCTGCAGTTCGCCGCCCGTCAGGTGCGCTGA
- the pdxS gene encoding pyridoxal 5'-phosphate synthase lyase subunit PdxS gives MAADQNPTTGSSRVKRGLAEMLKGGVIMDVVTAEQAKIAEDAGAVAVMALERVPADIRAQGGVSRMSDPDMIDSIIDTVSIPVMAKARIGHFVEAQVLQELGVDYIDESEVLSPADYVNHIDKFGFKVPFVCGATNLGEALRRINEGAAMIRSKGEAGTGDISEAMKHIRKIRGEIAALTALPKDELFVAAKELQAPYELVAEIAETGKLPVVLFVAGGVATPADAAMMMQLGADGVFVGSGIFKSGNPAERAAAIVKATTFYDDAKVVAEVSRGLGEAMVGINVSDLPAPHRLSERGW, from the coding sequence ATGGCTGCAGACCAGAATCCCACCACCGGATCGTCGCGCGTCAAGCGCGGTCTTGCCGAGATGCTCAAGGGCGGCGTCATCATGGACGTCGTCACGGCAGAGCAGGCCAAGATCGCCGAAGATGCCGGCGCCGTCGCAGTCATGGCGCTCGAGCGCGTTCCTGCCGACATCCGTGCACAGGGCGGCGTCTCGCGTATGAGCGACCCCGACATGATCGACAGCATCATCGACACGGTTTCGATCCCGGTCATGGCGAAGGCGCGCATCGGCCATTTCGTCGAGGCCCAGGTGCTGCAGGAGCTCGGCGTCGACTACATCGATGAGTCGGAGGTGCTCTCGCCCGCCGACTACGTGAACCACATCGACAAGTTCGGATTCAAGGTTCCGTTCGTCTGCGGCGCCACCAACCTCGGCGAGGCCCTTCGGCGCATCAACGAGGGGGCGGCGATGATCCGCTCCAAGGGGGAGGCCGGCACCGGCGACATCTCGGAGGCGATGAAGCACATCCGCAAGATCCGCGGCGAGATCGCCGCGCTCACCGCGCTGCCCAAGGACGAACTGTTCGTCGCCGCGAAGGAGCTGCAGGCACCGTACGAGTTGGTCGCCGAGATCGCCGAGACCGGAAAGCTCCCAGTCGTGCTGTTCGTCGCAGGGGGCGTCGCCACCCCGGCGGACGCCGCGATGATGATGCAGCTCGGCGCGGACGGCGTGTTCGTCGGTTCAGGCATCTTCAAGTCGGGCAATCCTGCTGAACGCGCCGCGGCGATCGTGAAGGCCACGACGTTCTATGACGACGCCAAGGTCGTGGCCGAGGTATCGCGCGGACTGGGAGAGGCCATGGTGGGCATCAACGTCTCCGACCTGCCTGCACCGCACCGCCTCTCCGAGCGTGGCTGGTAG
- a CDS encoding HIT family protein, whose translation MPDEFQRLWTPHRMAYIQAGPQPLRDECPFCEAPKHPDAERLIVARGKTAYVLLNLFPYNSGHLLVCPYRHIATYDQATAEEVAEIGALTQTGMRVLRDVSNCDGFNLGMNQGAVAGAGVDGHLHQHIVPRWGSDANFFPIIAKTKALPQLLGQVREAVAHAWPQG comes from the coding sequence ATCCCCGATGAGTTCCAGCGGCTGTGGACCCCGCACCGGATGGCGTACATCCAGGCGGGGCCGCAGCCGCTGCGCGATGAATGCCCGTTCTGCGAGGCGCCGAAGCACCCGGATGCCGAGCGGCTGATCGTCGCCCGCGGCAAGACCGCCTACGTGCTGCTGAACCTGTTCCCGTACAACTCCGGACACCTGCTCGTGTGCCCGTACCGTCACATCGCGACGTACGACCAGGCGACGGCGGAAGAGGTCGCAGAGATCGGCGCACTGACGCAGACCGGCATGCGCGTGCTGCGAGACGTGTCGAACTGCGATGGCTTCAACCTCGGCATGAATCAGGGCGCGGTCGCAGGGGCCGGGGTCGACGGGCACCTCCACCAGCACATTGTCCCGCGCTGGGGATCAGACGCGAACTTCTTCCCGATCATCGCGAAGACCAAGGCGCTGCCGCAGCTGCTCGGGCAGGTTCGGGAGGCAGTGGCGCACGCCTGGCCACAGGGCTGA